The genomic DNA GTACCACCGAGTCAGCAAGAGCGGATCTTAATAAATGAATTGAGGAGTTGGGCTCAAGTAGCACAACACCAATCAGATTCAAAAGCTGAAGCTATTTGTGGCTGGATAAACCGGAACTTAAAAGATGGTAAAAAGTGGAATAACCAGCGCGTAATTCTATTCACGGAGTATCGGACTACCCAACAATGGGTGGAAAAAATTCTTACTGAGAAAGGGTTGGCTGGTAAACGCTTGGCTATCATCAATGGCGGTATGGATCATGAAGAGCGTGAGGATGTTAAGGCTGCTTTTCAAACCCATCCAGAGCAGTCTGACGTCAGAATCCTACTAGCTACAGATGCAGCTTCCGAAGGTATTGATTTACAGAATCATTGTAATTGTCTAATACACTTAGAAATTCCATACAATCCAAATGTAATGGAACAGCGGAATGGTCGTATCGACCGACACGGCCAAAAAGCAAAGGAAATTCTAATTTGGCACCCTGTTGATGCTGGATCAGCAACCGATAGTGACACTATTGGTGGTCATAAAGATGACATCATCAGAGCGCTTATCAAGCTAGAGTCGATGCGTGAAGATATGGGGAGTGTAAACCCGGTCATCGCTCCTCAAATGGCGGGATTAATTGAAGGTCGAGCCTCTGAGCTTAATACACTACAAGCTGAAGCCAAAATGGCTAAAGCGAGAAAGGCGGTTAGAGCCGAGCGAGACTTACAAGAAAAGATAAAACGTTTACACCAGCAACTTATCTCGACTCAAGACGATTTTCACCTAACACCTAAACATGTATTAGCTGCCGTTCAGACAGCCTTGGAAGTTGCTCAGAAACCGCCACTAAAACCAACAACTATCTCAAATGCACCTGAGGGATGTGTGTTCATAATGCCTGAGTTTACAGGCTCTTGGGCGCCTTGTAACAAAGGTTTACGCCATCCTTTTACTAAACAAATTAGACCAATAACATTTGATCATAATGTAGCTAAAGGGAGAGATGATGTAGTGCTGGTGCACTTGAATCATCGTTTAGTGCAAATGTGTTTGCGGCTATTACGAAGCAAAGTTTGGGAGAAAGACGATAAGCTCCATCGAGTCACAGTAAGGAGTGTCCCTTCTACAGAACTGCAAAGTGTGGTTGCGATTATTGCATCAAGGTTAGTTGTAGTTGGTGGGATTCATAACCGCCTACACGAAGAAATTACCTATGCTGGTGGTTATCTCAAAGACAGTGGATATAGTCGAGAGCGAGGTGTGAATCAAATAAACACATGGCTTGAGCTATCAACACCAGCATATGTCTCTCAGCAAACGAAAGATGCGTTAAAAACCAGGTTTACGAATCAAGCCCAATCGATTCATCAGTCTTTAGAAGCAAGATCAAAAGAGCGCCTTACCAATTTGAAAAGTACTCTAGATCGCCTCAAACAGAAAGAGATAGACGATATTACTACCGTGCTTGATGAGTTAGATCACTCAATTGGTGAACAGTTATCACTCGAAGGTGTTCTTCACGAACAGTTGAGCTTATTTGGAGAAGATGAGAGGACTGAAGTGAGAAAAGACAGAGCTGCAATTGAAGCAAGGCAGCAGCGAATCGAGTCGGACAAAAAAGCAGAGACCGAAGCAATCGAGAAACGCTACGCAAACTACACCGACCGTACATTCCCCGTAGCAGTAATTTTCCTGGTACCAGATAACCTATGTGAGGCGAACTGATGGCATTTTCCACAAATCAACATGCTGACTGGCTGTCACTCATTGAAGTATCAGGCCCGTTTCTGGCTGAGCCTATTCTAAACCAAGCATTTCCACAGGGACTTGAAAAACTAGACTCAGTAAAGAGGAGACAGTTTCGTCAAACCTACGATGAATGGCGAGAAGTCATTGATAGTGATGCACCAGAAGATCTAAAAATCAAAGACAAGATTCATCAGCAATGGACCAACTGGGTTTTAAAATTTGGATTGGAGCTAGACGAGGATGAAGATGGGGATGTACTAAAAGATCAATCTAAGATGCATGCCTCCATTGAAGTTACTATTCCGGAACATCAAGTAACGATAAAGCCTGAATATGCAGTTGTTGCCAGTGATGAAACTAAGCCTTATATGTTGATACAAACCTATCCGGCAGGTACAGCTTTAAGTGAAGTATTAACTGGGGATAGTTGGTCTACAACGCTAGCGGAACGAATGGCGCACCTCTGTAGAGGTGTTGGAACTCGACTAGGGCTGATCACAAATGGAGAACAATGGATGTTCATTGATGCTCCTGCTGGGGGAATAACAACCTATGCCAGCTGGTATGCTCGTCTATGGGGACTTGAACCTATAACGTTAAAAGCATTCTATAGCCTGTTTAACATAGGGGTTGTATTTAACGGCTTTGATGAAGCTAAAACTCTCCCAGAGTTAATTGATGAATCATTGCAGCATCAAGATGATGTCACTCAAACACTTGGTGTTCAAGTAAGTCGAGCGGTTGAAGTGCTTATTCAGTCGATTGACCGTATTAATCATGATCACAATGGAGAGCTATTGGAAGGCGTTGAGCCTGAAGAGTTATACGAGGCTGGATTAACATTAATGATGCGCTTGGTATTTTTACTTTGTGCGGAAGAACGTGGCCTGTTGCTCTTAGGTGATCAAGCTTATGAAGCTAATTATGCAATATCGACACTGCGAGCTAAGTTAAGAGAAGATGCGAGTCTACATGGTGATGAAGTGCTCTCTTATCGTAAAAATGCATGGGCGCGTTTACTCGCTATTTTCCGATCTGTTTATTCTGGTGTTGAACATGAAAATATGCGAATGCCCGCATTGGGCGGCTCGCTTTTTGATCCCGATAGGTTCCCTTTCTTAGAAGGCAGGAAAAAAGGTAGTAGCTGGCTAGAGGATGAAGCAAAACCTCTGCCGATTGATAATCGAACTGTCTTATTGTTCCTTGATGCTATTCAACTGTATCAAGGTAGAACACTGTCTTATCGAGCGCTAGACGTAGAACAAATTGGTTATGTCTATGAAGGTCTATTAGAGCAGACAGTAAAACGAGCTCCTGATGTTACTTTGGAGTTATCTGGTAGCAAAAGCTGCAAAAAGCCTTGGGCCCAGTTAGGAGAGTTGGCTTCTGCATCTCTTGATGGTTTGCCTGCACTGAAGAAACTTCTTAAAGAACGTACGGGAAGTTCTCCATCTCGAATCACGAATGATTTGAATAAAGAAGTAACCGACGCAGATGTCGATAAGCTTCTGGTCGCTTGCTATAACGACATGGAACTTTGTCAGCGCATTAAGCCTTATTACCATTTTCTAAGGTTTGATGCTTGGGGCAACCCTTTGCTCTACCCTAAAAACGCTTTCATGCTCACAACCGGTACTGATAGGCGAGAAACAGGTTCTCACTATACGCCTAAATCGCTAACCGAATCCATAGTGACCGAAACACTTGAGCCCGTTGTATACACTGGGCCTGCTGAAGGTAAATCTCGCGAAGAGTGGCAGCTTAAGTCACCAGAAGAACTATTTGAACTAAAAATTTGTGACCCAGCAATGGGCTCTGGTGCATTTCTTGTTCAAGTGTGTCGATGGCTGGCTGAACGAGTGTGTGAATCATGGTTATTAGCCGAGCAAACAGGTGTTTTTGTCACAGTGAAGGGAGCAACGACTCACGATGAAACTATGGAGTTGTTGCCTATTGATGCTGAGGAGCGTTTGATTGTTGCAAAGCGATTAATCTCAGAACGTTGCTTGTATGGTGTTGATATTAATCCGCTAGCCGTTG from Salinivibrio kushneri includes the following:
- the drmD gene encoding DISARM system SNF2-like helicase DrmD, yielding MTQTIEYSVTPEPGQLVEVRKRQWIVADVNTSQLSTSFHKKQNYVTLSSIDEDGLGEELEVIWEIEPGAHIIEKSGLPEITGFDDASKLDAFLDAVRWGAATNADRGFLQSPFRSGVSIENFQLDPLVRAINMARVNLLISDDVGLGKTIEAGLVIQEMLIRHRARTVLIICPASLQLKWQDEMQEKFGLEFKVVNTEYVKQLRRERGIHANPWTSFPRLIASQDWIKSGEGLRLLREIMPAKAEYPRKFDMLVIDEAHNVAPSGSANYAVASQRTKIIREISPHFQHKLFLTATPHNGYTESFTSLLEILDDQRFSRNILPNEKQLQKVMIRRLKTDLVDENGEALYPKRKLQALEVNFTELERSMHKKLDQYAQSRELSNADAKNAMATKFVNGLLKKRLFSSPASFASTLEKHINTLNKASESTQTTAIEERILRKAMLKADEDYANDQDFEMAQEEAIEEASRRTVPPSQQERILINELRSWAQVAQHQSDSKAEAICGWINRNLKDGKKWNNQRVILFTEYRTTQQWVEKILTEKGLAGKRLAIINGGMDHEEREDVKAAFQTHPEQSDVRILLATDAASEGIDLQNHCNCLIHLEIPYNPNVMEQRNGRIDRHGQKAKEILIWHPVDAGSATDSDTIGGHKDDIIRALIKLESMREDMGSVNPVIAPQMAGLIEGRASELNTLQAEAKMAKARKAVRAERDLQEKIKRLHQQLISTQDDFHLTPKHVLAAVQTALEVAQKPPLKPTTISNAPEGCVFIMPEFTGSWAPCNKGLRHPFTKQIRPITFDHNVAKGRDDVVLVHLNHRLVQMCLRLLRSKVWEKDDKLHRVTVRSVPSTELQSVVAIIASRLVVVGGIHNRLHEEITYAGGYLKDSGYSRERGVNQINTWLELSTPAYVSQQTKDALKTRFTNQAQSIHQSLEARSKERLTNLKSTLDRLKQKEIDDITTVLDELDHSIGEQLSLEGVLHEQLSLFGEDERTEVRKDRAAIEARQQRIESDKKAETEAIEKRYANYTDRTFPVAVIFLVPDNLCEAN
- a CDS encoding Eco57I restriction-modification methylase domain-containing protein, translating into MAFSTNQHADWLSLIEVSGPFLAEPILNQAFPQGLEKLDSVKRRQFRQTYDEWREVIDSDAPEDLKIKDKIHQQWTNWVLKFGLELDEDEDGDVLKDQSKMHASIEVTIPEHQVTIKPEYAVVASDETKPYMLIQTYPAGTALSEVLTGDSWSTTLAERMAHLCRGVGTRLGLITNGEQWMFIDAPAGGITTYASWYARLWGLEPITLKAFYSLFNIGVVFNGFDEAKTLPELIDESLQHQDDVTQTLGVQVSRAVEVLIQSIDRINHDHNGELLEGVEPEELYEAGLTLMMRLVFLLCAEERGLLLLGDQAYEANYAISTLRAKLREDASLHGDEVLSYRKNAWARLLAIFRSVYSGVEHENMRMPALGGSLFDPDRFPFLEGRKKGSSWLEDEAKPLPIDNRTVLLFLDAIQLYQGRTLSYRALDVEQIGYVYEGLLEQTVKRAPDVTLELSGSKSCKKPWAQLGELASASLDGLPALKKLLKERTGSSPSRITNDLNKEVTDADVDKLLVACYNDMELCQRIKPYYHFLRFDAWGNPLLYPKNAFMLTTGTDRRETGSHYTPKSLTESIVTETLEPVVYTGPAEGKSREEWQLKSPEELFELKICDPAMGSGAFLVQVCRWLAERVCESWLLAEQTGVFVTVKGATTHDETMELLPIDAEERLIVAKRLISERCLYGVDINPLAVELAKLSIWLVTLSKDRPFGYLDHNLKSGDSLLGIHNLDQLCFLSLNLSQTKKSQLVELPIAEQVKKRVTDAAELRKQIAVHDINRVSDIAEMKLTADRVKEAIAFPKLVADALVGMTLKSGGKLADTSVLAALLPQSIAGDLECTHDLKSAALDGLSADLTDRKKARTAFHWCLEFPEVFSSKKCGFDAIVGNPPFIGGKKISSNFGESYRSYLVSDYSKGKKGTADFVVYFFLQSFRLLSKGSSMGLIASKTIAEGETRKLGLESILNQGGTIYSASPSIVWPGKATVFVSKIFITNGSWKGIKLIKSNIVDFISSSLGDESDYSLNRLKENKGLAYQGSLVLGDGFTLKKNDAIKMLEDPKNKKVVFPYLTSDDINTSTIQEASRWIVCFWDWSLESSKNYSEPYEYIKENVYPDRLAKSSHKSYSKIMDMWWLYWRSRQELYEKVGRGNHFTKKKTKVCGDMKDNVIVVGRHTKYFNPIFVPNNNIYSEALIVFTNDDFGFYSFINSNVVQYWVMKHGTYIGQTLRVTPIDCIETLPIPEEDFLNSLSSIGKELDECKRNACKEYSIGLTKCYNLYHSPECDYSLIVKLREMTKNIDSMVFKYLELDDVELGFDFHVIPGLPDNDNIRYTLSDVARKSAINKLVKINQNLQGDFHE